Proteins found in one Orcinus orca chromosome 11, mOrcOrc1.1, whole genome shotgun sequence genomic segment:
- the GABARAPL1 gene encoding gamma-aminobutyric acid receptor-associated protein-like 1, whose amino-acid sequence MKFQYKEDHPFEYRKKEGEKIRKKYPDRVPVIVEKAPKARVPDLDKRKYLVPSDLTVGQFYFLIRKRIHLRPEDALFFFVNNTIPPTSATMGQLYEDNHEEDYFLYVAYSDESVYGK is encoded by the exons ATGAAGTTCCAGTATAAGGAGGACCATCCCTTTGAGTATcggaaaaaggaaggagaaaagatcCGGAAGAAATATCCGGACCGGGTCCCT GTGATCGTGGAGAAGGCTCCCAAGGCCAGGGTGCCTGATCTGGACAAGAGGAAGTACCTAGTGCCCTCTGACCTCACTG TTGGCCAGTTCTACTTCTTAATCCGGAAGAGGATCCACCTGAGACCTGAAGACGCCTTATTCTTCTTTGTCAACAACACCATCCCTCCCACTAGCGCGACCATGGGCCAGCTGTATGAG GACAACCACGAGGAAGACTATTTTCTGTACGTGGCCTACAGTGACGAGAGTGTCTACGGGAAGTGA